One window of the Prochlorococcus marinus XMU1411 genome contains the following:
- a CDS encoding photosystem II protein Y: MLRTIVVFAPIIAALAWVIFNIQKPAREQFNRDFLGKD; this comes from the coding sequence ATGCTCAGAACAATCGTAGTTTTTGCACCTATTATCGCAGCTTTAGCTTGGGTTATATTTAATATACAAAAACCAGCAAGAGAGCAGTTTAATAGAGACTTCTTGGGGAAGGATTAA
- a CDS encoding high light inducible protein, whose amino-acid sequence MTPEAERFNGWAAMLGFVAAVGAYVTTGQIIPGWF is encoded by the coding sequence ATGACTCCTGAAGCAGAACGTTTTAATGGTTGGGCAGCAATGTTAGGTTTCGTTGCAGCTGTAGGTGCCTATGTAACCACTGGGCAAATCATTCCAGGATGGTTCTAA